A stretch of Argiope bruennichi chromosome 10, qqArgBrue1.1, whole genome shotgun sequence DNA encodes these proteins:
- the LOC129988631 gene encoding peroxidase-like codes for MPWTPNRKEKMIYLSYINLFMFIATFRKVVSLHQFHSLIQNPGKGVNFYGDIQNNPAMGVYNGMSSEDRSRGFDQFDCLDRAYNPSNCVSKSMYQDPGIICEIQNPIPCDYSYPYRTYNGSCNNLHISRLGMKNQCYFRFTPPYYEGFGGFRKSVRGGPLPEPRDISLKIFKDRSIPADKVSFQFVTFGLLVALDLVSSGHPPTDCCSKENANKPECKPISIRPDDKFYSQFNKTCMDFQRTYQCDCQTTHRAQKNGVTSAIDLSSLYSVSEDKAMEIRRLDGSGKLKSNDSSIGTLLLTGKDPADPFCPKLQESECFKGGDPRLNQHASLTGVLTIFLREHNRIATILKQMNPHWEEEKLFQETRKIVIAEFQCIIFKDYLPILVGPRILEEFGMTVKDGSNGMQYDSSVILAIWNEFSTASFRLHSTVPTKIGALHLRFKDTFSNPDLIRQGHLSQLLKGSQKAPSEQFDRYVVTDLTDFLYQMPGMKYGQDLVSFNIQRGRDHGLAPYVDVVKFCSEGTVIISSFDDLHELRLMSESNANLLKQIYASVQDIDMWVGMQLEEVMPGAVTGPSAACINVKQFFFNQKGDRFYFDLEGSEAEFTAAQRSSLKQCSFARLLCDNTDINEITKNPFLLPDKENFARSCNEIPKVDFTLWKDNGNNANTS; via the exons ATGCCGTGGACTCCAAATCGCAAAGAAAAGATGATCTATCTTTCGTACATAAATCTTTTTATGTTTATTGCCACTTTTCGAAAAGTGGTATCATTGCATCAGTTTCATAGTTTAATTCAAAATCCTGGGAAAGGAGTGAATTTTTATGGAGATATACAAAACAATC ctGCAATGGGAGTTTATAATGGAATGAGTTCCGAAGACCGTTCCCGTGGTTTCGATCAATTTGACTGCTTAGACAG AGCGTATAATCCTTCCAACTGCGTTAGCAAGTCCATGTATCAAGACCCTGGTATTATCTGCGAAATTCAAAACCCTATTCCATGTGATTACTCTTATCCATACAGGACATACAATGGATCATGCAACAACCTGCATATATCAAGACTTGGCATGAAAAACCAATGCTACTTTCGTTTTACTCCTCCCTATTATGAAG GATTTGGAGGCTTTCGAAAATCTGTCAGAGGAGGCCCTTTGCCTGAACCCAGGGACATCTccttaaaaatattcaaggaTCGTTCCATACCAGCAGATAAAGTATCCTTCCAATTCGTTACATTTGGACTATTGGTAGCACTTGATCTTGTTTCTTCTGGTCACCCAC CAACTGATTGTTGTTCTAAAGAGAATGCAAACAAGCCAGAATGCAAGCCGATTTCAATAAGGCCAGATGACAAATTTTATTCCCAATTTAACAAAACTTGTATGGACTTCCAGAGAACATATCAGTGTGATTGCCAAACAA CGCACAGAGCTCAAAAGAATGGCGTCACTTCTGCTATAGATCTTTCTTCATTGTATAGCGTCAGCGAAGACAAAGCGATGGAAATAAGAAGATTAGATGGATCAG GGAAATTGAAATCTAATGATTCAAGTATAGGCACTCTTCTACTTACTGGAAAGGATCCAGCCGACCCATTTTGTCCAAAACTGCAAGAATCAGAGTGTTTTAAAGGAg GTGATCCACGTCTGAATCAACATGCTTCTCTGACGGGCGTGTTGACCATTTTTCTGCGAGAGCACAACAGAATCGCAACTATTCTGAAACAGATGAATCCACATTGGGAagaagagaaattatttcaagaaaccAG AAAGATTGTTATTGCTGAATTCCAGTGCATCATCTTCAAGGATTATTTACCGATTCTTGTGGGTCCTCgcattttagaagaatttggtATGACAGTAAAAGATGGTTCAAATGGCATGCAATACGACTCTAGTGTCATACTTGCTATATGGAACGAATTCTCAACTGCATCGTTTAGACTTCATAGCACAGTTCCCACAAAGATCGGTGCACTGCATCTTCGATTCAAGGATACTTTTTCGAATCCTGATCTGATTCGTCAAGGACATTTGTCGCAATTGTTAAAAGGTTCACAAAAAGCTCCATCTGAACAGTTCGACCGATATGTAGTCACAGACCTTACAGACTTCTTATATCA AATGCCTGGAATGAAGTACGGACAGGACCTAGTATCATTCAACATTCAAAGAGGAAGAGACCATGGTCTAGCCCCTTATGTAGATGTAGTGAAATTTTGTTCTGAAGGAACGGTCATTATCTCATCTTTTGATGATCTCCACGAACTTCGATTGATGTCGGAGTCTAATGCTAATCTGCTGAAACAAATATATGC CTCGGTACAAGACATAGACATGTGGGTTGGAATGCAATTGGAAGAAGTAATGCCCGGCGCTGTCACCGGTCCATCAGCTGCTTGCATTAACGTCAAGCAATTCTTTTTCAACCAGAAAGGAGACCGATTTTACTTTGATCTTGAAGGTTCAGAGGCTGAATTTACAGCAG CTCAGAGAAGTTCTCTGAAGCAGTGCTCTTTCGCTCGACTTTTATGTGACAACACAGATATCAATGAAATCACGAAGAATCCTTTTCTCCTTCCTGATAAAGA GAATTTTGCGAGATCCTGCAATGAAATTCCCAAAGTTGACTTCACGCTATGGAAGGACAATGGAAACAATGCCAATACATCTTAA